The segment AGTGTAAGAAAGTCTAAATATCCTTCATATTTAACTTTCCCATCTTTGGATATAGAATAGTTGTGTAGGTATGTTTGTctgtgcacatgcacgcacatgtggACAGTGTAAATGGAGCCACTATGCGTGGTGTAAATGCTCGTTTTATCCCAACATTATTTATGCACAATATATTGCAAACCTTTCCTCTGACCGTAAGTGCAGCTGCAGCCTCGCGTAGAGCcgtgtttctcagcctttttccAACTTTGTTTTCTTCATGTGGCCCCTCACCctaccttccccttcccccccccccaggctcatAAAACcacataaaaatcatttatatgaTTTTCACCTATGGCTCCCTTGAAATAATGTCCTGGGATCCCACAAGGGCCCTGTGGCTCTGGGGTGAGAATCTTTGGTTTCAAAGGTGCTTGGttttccctcctccctgcacGACAGGTTCCTGGCGAGGCTTCTTGTTCTCAGGTGGCCAGGCCCGCGTGCATCTTTTCTCCGTttgctgcctcctcctccctttgATCTTTGTGGTTACCATTTCTTCTCCCACTACATCAAATTTCTTAAAAACGAAAGGCTTGTTTTTCCTGAAACTGTGATAACTGTGGGAAGCATTTTTTTACTTACTTACTTTATCTCCCTTGCTTTGAGTTCACAGATTGTCTTGGTATTTGGTCTTGACTTTGTTTTGCAGTAGATAGGAAGAGGGCCCCGAGAGTCTGGCGGGACAGTTTTGAGGTGATGCGAGATCAGTACCTCCATAACCTTGTTGTTCTCTATCTGACGAGGTCTCGGGGAGGGCCTGTGCGCTctggacagcagagagagagggaagtgggaggggcaggaggagggaagaaacagcaaaaataaagaccgagaagagggaaaataaaaatgaagtacaTATTGAAGGCATTTCCAGAGAGCCTCCGGGGAGCTATCACAGTTGAAAAATAGCCTTTGTCCAATCTGCTGTGGTCTGTCACAAGACCTACTCAGTGTAGGAATTCCGACGGGACTCACCCGAGGGACACTTTTGCTTTGATATTTGGGATCAGTCACATCCTACTAAGGCAGGACTGTTCCTTTCTGACACTAGTAGGCTCTTCCTGCTCTTCTGTCAAGCGTTTGAAATAGGTTAGTCATGAGCTCGGCGGGCAGCCGCTGTTAGACTAAGACATGTTAACTATGGTTGTTAAATGCTCTGTGGTGCACCTGGGGACAATGCCGTGTGACATCTTTTCACATACCGGCTGTAGCTTCAGTTTACCCTTAGCTGAGTCCAGGAACagcctcacccagcaatgcatgaAAGGCTTGCTGAGTCGTGCCAGCGGCAAGAAGGGCCAAGGGCAGGGCCCCCAGAGCAGAGGGCCAGCGGCACCTGCCTTGCTTCTTCCCTCACCCCGCTCTTCTCTTCGTTTAACCCTGTGGAGAGAGGTCAGTTCTGTTTGGTTAGTTAATCTCTTCCCTATAGAGAGTCCTTAACATTCAGGCAGTTTCTGATTCAGACGCGTCAGCCCAGAGGGGCCAGGGCAGCGTTACTTTTGTGGAAGCCTGTATGTGCTGTTCTCAGTGGGAGCAGTAGGGGGCAGTGTAACGGCTAGATGCTTTTGACACTTTAGGAGTGAGGAAATCTCTTAGGAGTGCAATACTGTATGCTTGGAACATGTTTTATAGGAGGGAGGGGAAGCatgtggcattaaaaaaaaagtgtctcttCTGGAATTGGGGGAGATGTAAAGAAGTTTTTGGTGATAAGTAAAACTTCCAAATTTTACCTTACGGCTTTTTTTTGGGTAGCGGGGCCAGGGTGTTggcccacgcctggctgtgctcagggcttcctcctgctctgcactcaggaaacaccactggtggggctcggggaccatatgggatgccagggaccaaacccgggttggccgggtacggaacagcgccctccctgccgtactcttgttccagcccctttactgctcattatttttattattattttttttttactttatgcaaGTTGCTCTGTATATTTCAAGTGTCACTTGCGGGTTTTTATTTCTCTGCCTTAACCCGAAGGGAGAATCACCAAGATCTTCATCACACACCTTCACGGCGACCACTTCTTCGGCCTGCCGGGCCTCCTGTGCACCATCAGCCTGCAGAGCGGCTCTGCCGGCGCCAAGCAGCCCATCGAGATCTACGGCCCCGCAGGGCTCCGCGACTTCATCCGGAAGACCATGGCGCTCTCGCACACGGAGCTGGTCTTCCCGTACGTGGTCCATGAGCTGGTGCCCACAGCTGACCAGTGCCCCGCGGAAGAACTGAAGCACTGGGCTCCGGAGTCGGGGGCAGACAGTCCCCCCACAGAGGGGCAAGGGAGAACGATCCTCTTAGATGAGGAGGAAAACGCCTACCTTCTGGTGGACGACGAGCAGTTCGTGGTAAAGGCATTCCGCCTCTTTCACCGAATCCCCTCCTTTGGGTTTTCAGTCGTGGAGAAGAAACGCGCAGGTAAACTCAATGCACAGAAGCTGAGGGACCTCGGTGAGTGTTTCGCCTTCCCAGCAGGCCCACTCGGGGCAGTTGTAAGAGGTGCTGTGGTGTTCTTTGTCGTGGTCTTGCCGGCCAGAAACCAGATGCTTTCTCACTTTATGTCCTTTGCCCAAATTTGCATCAGAGAAGTACTGGGGGCCCCAAAGAGGCCGTTTCAATGCaaagtttgggtttggttttctgGCCTCTCTTTAGCTTCCTGTGTGCACATTCTTGGTCCGCTGACCTGTCGTGGGTGACCAGGGTGGCGATCCCTTGAGAAGTCGtaggcttcccctccccccgcttAACCCATCTGTCTGTCGTTAGAAACCTGGGTTTATTGGTATCGGCCTGCATTCTTTTTGCCACAGTTTTTAACATTGCAGTTATGACTCCTTCCAAGATAGTCCTTCTCTGTCCGCCTGGCCTACGTGCATTACGTCGGTGTTCAGAACACGCCTTCTCACCCGTGCTGCCCGCCCACCGGGCCTGTCCAAGGCCGCCCCCGCCACTGTGCAGGGCATCATGCCCGGGGGATCTTGGCACAGCTCTGGGAGTACAGGCCCATGGCCCGCCAGCACCATCGTCGGTctgggcatggctgtggcagtGCCTGTGAGAAGCGGGATGATGGTTTGCGtgtttctgtctttattttcacAGTCTCTTCTGCAACTGAAACAAGGTGCTGATAGCTAGGAATACTGACTCAGGCCAACGatactttgttttctaaaattgtgaaaatgctgttttagggggctggagcgatcgcacagcgggtagggtgtttgccttgtacgcggccgacccgggttcgattcccagcatcccatatggtcccctgagcaccgccaggagtaattcctgagtgcaaagccaggagtaatccctgagcatcaccgggtgtgacccaaaaaaaagaaaaagaaaaaaatgctgttttgtgcacacacacacacacacacacactgatgggggtttggggtgtgtgtgtcagagatcaaactatACTGCTACACTACACCCCCATGCCAATATTTTCGTTGAAAACTTCAAGTCTGATTTTTGTTGGAATTAGTGATCACCCTGTATCTGTAGTATTTTCCAGAACGGTGATCAGATATTACTCTAGACTTGGACCAGGTTTAATTCCAGTTTGGTAAACCTGGGACTGCTCCTGTCTGTGAAGATTGACTATCTATGATTACCTGAGATTTTCCCTGATCCTGTGACTGAAGCAGTCCCCGTGAACAATTTTTAAGTTAGTCAATTTATGGGTACCTTGTCTCCACATTGCTAATTTAAGTGGGCTCTAATTTTCCCGAAAGCTGCACTTATTAAATAAAGCCCTCTGATGTTAGCCTTGGCTGTATTAAGGTCTCCGTGAGAGTGAGAGCTTAGATGTTATCTGACCCGTATTTTCAGGAAATGTTGAAAGTGGTAGAAATGCTAATATCAATACTTGGTACTGGACTTTTAAAGCTGTATAAATATTTCGGTTTTCCAAAAGTAGTAAAATTATCCATAGCGATTTTGACAAGAATTGTATGCCTTTTTCATTTGCTGTGCTATAAAACGCACTCTCTTTATAAAGCCATCAATCCCACGGCCTTGACGCAATGTCTTCTGCCTCTGTCACTAGGTGTCCCGCCCGGTCCTGCCTATGGGAAGCTGAAAAATGGAATTTCTGTTGTCCTGGAAAATGGAGTTACGATTTCCCCCCAGGATGTCTTAAAGAAGCCAGTCGTCGGAAGGAAGATCTGCATTCTGGGTGACTGTTCCGGGGTTGTGGGTGACGGCGGAGTGAGGCTGTGCTTCGAAGCAGACCTGCTGATCCATGAGGCGACCCTGGACGACTCCCAGATGGACAAAGCCAAGGAGCATGGCCACAGCACCCCGCAGATGGCAGCTGCGTTTGCAAAGCTCTGCCAAGCAAAAAGGCTGGTTCTGACTCACTTCAGTCAGCGGTACAAGCCCGTCGCCTTGGCCCGGGAGGGAGAAACAGATGGGACTGCAGAACTGAAAAAGCAAGCCGAATCCGTGTTGGATCTCCAGGAAGTGACTCTCGCGGAAGATTTCATGGTGattggcattcccatcaagaAGTGAGACCGAACTGTCACATCTGTGACTGTTTTTGACCCCACAGTTCAacgtgttgttgttgttgttgttgtagtacCTGTTGTTTTTGGTCTAAAATGATCTGAGTCCTCAGAACCGTGATGGTGCTGCAATTGTGGAACCGACTCCGCAGTGCGAGGGAGCaggatttttttataataaattattttaaaaagaaaaacacagcatGCTTCGTCAGACGCAGATCTGATGAAGCGCCTCGGGTGTGCGTGTCCTTTTGGCCGCTGCCTCAGATTGAAGCCAGTACCTGGTGCCGTCTTGGCCTTTGCTTCCGTGCGGCAGTACTGCTGGGCAAAGCCCACAGCGCTCAGTCCTCCCGGCTGAGAAGGGCGACTTGGCGGTTTGCGCTGAATCTGTTTAAATTAGTACAGACCAGAatagaaagaaacataatggGACATCAGGCATATAGGGTTGAAGCTGGCTTGTTCCATTTTGGATCTTTTTGCTAGAATACTGAGTACAGAGTTGAATAGGGATTTGTCTttcaagtgatattttattgAGATTTCACATTTGCTCTGGATCTGTGATTCTTGGCTGGGATTAACACAGCTCTCTTGAAGTAAGATTTGTAATAGTAGGGCTGTTTCCTTGTCACTATAGTGGAGGGTGGGGAGTACTACTGGTTTACTACTGAACTTAGCAGGGGCCAGGGATACTATGTCCTGCAAAGTTTGGGTCAGCCCTATGCAATGGAGAATTGTTTCACCCCAAAATGTAAATTTCGGGCCTATTAACATGCACATAAATTAACATAAATTAAGACTTACACTCCCAATATGAATACGCTTATCAAAATTAGTGACATATTGTTGAATTACTAACTAAGTGAATAGTAGTGAATAGTCGGAATGTCGTAGCAAATATTATTTGACAGAAATGAGCTGGAACTTATTAGAAACAAATGTCAGCTAAACTGAGGTATAATGTATATGTTTATTAATAATTCTCTGGGAAAATTTTGATTAAGTGTTCTTCATAGAATATGTTTCCTTCTGGATTATCTTCCACCTCCTGTCTATCTAACATCTGACTCATTTGCCACAAAGCATTTCTCAAAATGCGTTCCTGAAAAACATCCCAAATATCAGTTCAATCAAAAGGGTTTCCTAGGCAGGTCCGTTTGGGAAGCTCTTGGTGTGGTACTTCTTTGGGATCATGCTTCTGTCCATCATCATATTAAAAGTAATGGAGTTACCATTTGGGCACCTGGGCCCTGGGTTGACCTGCCCTCAGAACCCCGTTCTCCACCAGAAGGCAGTATCTCTGTGGTACCAGCTGAGCAATTTGCTGACTTTgagcttcttcctctcttctctaagatgataaaaaacaagaaaatacacCTCTTAGGATCATTGTCTGGTGAAATATGACAGCAcactgaaggattttttttttttttttgctttttgggtcacacctggcgatgcacaggggttactcctggttctacactcaggaattactcctggcggtgctcaggggaccatatgggatgctgggattcgaacttgggtcagccacgtgcaaggcaaacgccctacccgctatgctatcgctccagccccagcacactgAAGGATTTATGTTTGCTTAAAGGCCAACATTGAGAGCCATAGAGGACTCCAGGTACGACTCCACTGAACCCCATTCTGAGTTCTGTTTTTCCATTTGGTATCTGCCAACAGCTTAAGAACTTAGAGAGCTTAAAAGGATGCATGTTTAGAAATACTGACATGAGTATAGTGTTAAAGTCCTTTGGGTTCCAGGCTTATCTGCTAAAATTGTTGACTTCTGGGTGGCTCGAAGGCTTTCGAGTAGCAGCAGTCAGGATGGGTCTAGTTTCTCAAGATCTTTCTGAACCAGTCTCCACTGTCATCTGATTTTGCGCTACTTGATGCTCTCATTCCCCGCAGTCCCAAAGTTTAGCCAGTCGTAAAGTATATCTTGGTTTCTGAATTCAGTTTAAACAAGAATTTATTAATCACCTACTCTGTGCCCAAACTGTGCAAGAGGTCATGGTTAGTGTTAGATCCTG is part of the Sorex araneus isolate mSorAra2 chromosome 2, mSorAra2.pri, whole genome shotgun sequence genome and harbors:
- the ELAC1 gene encoding zinc phosphodiesterase ELAC protein 1 isoform X1 is translated as MAMDVTFLGTGAAYPSPTRGASALVLRCEGECWLFDCGEGTQTQLMKSQLKAGRITKIFITHLHGDHFFGLPGLLCTISLQSGSAGAKQPIEIYGPAGLRDFIRKTMALSHTELVFPYVVHELVPTADQCPAEELKHWAPESGADSPPTEGQGRTILLDEEENAYLLVDDEQFVVKAFRLFHRIPSFGFSVVEKKRAGKLNAQKLRDLGVPPGPAYGKLKNGISVVLENGVTISPQDVLKKPVVGRKICILGDCSGVVGDGGVRLCFEADLLIHEATLDDSQMDKAKEHGHSTPQMAAAFAKLCQAKRLVLTHFSQRYKPVALAREGETDGTAELKKQAESVLDLQEVTLAEDFMVIGIPIKK
- the ELAC1 gene encoding zinc phosphodiesterase ELAC protein 1 isoform X2 is translated as MAMDVTFLGTGAAYPSPTRGASALVLRCEGECWLFDCGEGTQTQLMKSQLKAGRITKIFITHLHGDHFFGLPGLLCTISLQSGSAGAKQPIEIYGPAGLRDFIRKTMALSHTELVFPYVVHELVPTADQCPAEELKHWAPESGADSPPTEGQGRTILLDEEENAYLLVDDEQFVVKAFRLFHRIPSFGFSVVEKKRAGVPPGPAYGKLKNGISVVLENGVTISPQDVLKKPVVGRKICILGDCSGVVGDGGVRLCFEADLLIHEATLDDSQMDKAKEHGHSTPQMAAAFAKLCQAKRLVLTHFSQRYKPVALAREGETDGTAELKKQAESVLDLQEVTLAEDFMVIGIPIKK